In Trichoderma atroviride chromosome 2, complete sequence, one DNA window encodes the following:
- a CDS encoding uncharacterized protein (EggNog:ENOG41), whose product MVWVYLPGGDEPLITTTDPLPGILEMAEHPTIYKDAFNFAQDPKHFDPNSRALVLNSVRSRTMEQFHIHKCYRPTTGSPRALARLDHAKLVTGNKLQEILPRKPSEPRIWCMGVAKNQGPVTDFVQAIEELLHRGGKDYICPGLAGAAVIQDNNGRRWGCVTNNQQGPLPYFCAGHNH is encoded by the coding sequence ATGGTATGGGTATATCTGCCAGGGGGCGATGAGCCACTCATTACGACTACGGACCCCCTTCCTGGAATCTTGGAAATGGCCGAGCATCCGACAATTTACAAGGATGCGTTCAACTTTGCTCAAGACCCAAAGCATTTTGATCCCAACAGCAGAGCTTTGGTGCTGAATTCAGTTCGGTCGAGGACCATGGAGCAGTTTCACATCCACAAGTGTTACAGGCCTACTACTGGAAGCCCCCGAGCTTTGGCGAGACTCGACCATGCAAAACTTGTTACGGGCAACAAACTGCAGGAAATCCTGCCCAGAAAGCCAAGTGAGCCCAGAATTTGGTGCATGGGCGTCGCAAAAAACCAGGGCCCAGTCACAGACTTTGTGCAAGCTATAGAAGAATTATTGCACCGGGGTGGGAAGGATTACATTTGCCCAGGACTTGCTGGCGCAGCTGTCATACAAGACAATAATGGAAGGAGGTGGGGATGTGTTACCAACAACCAGCAGGGGCCATTGCCGTATTTCTGTGCTGGACATAACCACTGA
- a CDS encoding uncharacterized protein (EggNog:ENOG41), whose protein sequence is MEAVSNTANISHAIFQFLVHAQKAREFEDEFERHQLRLNILQVRLSRQIESLRNIDNVKSGSSFLTIKADENPSSPLEIAEKEESLAEIVAAVQHTLSKAQRDTTKMKTDLVAGPPLDEQPARLRGLAFLDKRRLQTAKAIGRMQWAIYKRERFDRSIADIAALVADLEKLAKKQA, encoded by the coding sequence ATGGAGGCGGTAAGCAATACTGCCAACATATCTCACGCCATATTCCAATTCCTGGTCCATGCACAAAAAGCCAGAGAGTTTGAGGATGAATTCGAAAGACACCAGCTGAGACTCAACATTCTCCAAGTACGCCTCTCCCGTCAGATTGAGTCTTTGAGAAATATCGACAATGTGAaaagcggcagcagctttttAACCATAAAGGCCGACGAAAACCCATCCAGCCCACTGGAAAtcgcagaaaaagaagagtcgTTGGCAGAGATTGTTGCCGCTGTTCAGCATACCCTCTCTAAAGCTCAGCGAGACACTACCAAGATGAAAACCGATCTCGTCGCCGGCCCCCCACTAGACGAACAACCGGCGCGGCTCCGAGGCCTGGCATTCCTCGACAAGCGCAGACTTCAGACAGCGAAAGCAATTGGCAGAATGCAATGGGCCATCTACAAGAGAGAGCGCTTTGATAGAAGCATTGCAGATATCGCTGCGCTAGTTGCTGATCTGGAGAAATTAGCCAAAAAGCAAGCGTAA
- a CDS encoding uncharacterized protein (SECRETED:SignalP(1-23)) — MKTTTFFSATVAALSVLIAPAVADSHADFVLFRGEGCTGSTLTLDEYLGDNSVSSPLGEGFSSARLQNPDSGHAFGVCGQGFSCGGAHVILDTTNCFQIEQSNGNLIHLDKTCVDAGCFS, encoded by the coding sequence ATGAAGACCACAactttcttctccgccacaGTCGCTGCCCTCTCAGTGCTCATCGCTCCCGCTGTTGCTGATTCGCACGCTGACTTTGTCCTCTTTCGCGGCGAAGGCTGCACCGGAAGCACCCTCACGCTCGATGAATATCTCGGCGATAATAGTGTCTCGTCCCCCTTGGGCGAAGGTTTCTCCTCGGCTAGACTCCAGAATCCGGACAGCGGCCATGCGTTCGGAGTCTGCGGTCAGGGCTTTTCATGCGGCGGAGCTCACGTCATCCTCGACACTACCAACTGCTTCCAGATCGAGCAGTCGAATGGAAACTTAATCCACCTCGACAAGACTTGCGTTGACGCTGGTTGCTTCTCCTAA
- a CDS encoding uncharacterized protein (EggNog:ENOG41), translating to MDAAGTTATSILYATYLFLVRAKKSREFEDEFERHQLKLDTLEMRLDAVRAILEERPEGQTISLAPIFDSAQRTLLRAQQDTAEIGAHTATPLSRMQWVIYRRDRCDRSIADISAVVTGLEGLVSNSRRWQGL from the coding sequence ATGGATGCTGCAGGCACTACAGCTACCAGCATACTTTACGCCACAtacctttttcttgtccGCGCAAAAAAGTCCAGAGAGTTCGAAGATGAATTCGAACGACATCAACTGAAGCTCGACACTCTCGAAATGCGCCTCGATGCCGTAAGAGCGATCCTCGAAGAAAGGCCTGAAGGACAGACGATATCATTGGCACCGATTTTCGACAGTGCACAGCGCACCCTGCTCAGAGCTCAGCAGGACACTGCAGAAATTGGTGCTCATACAGCCACACCACTCAGCAGAATGCAGTGGGTCATCTACCGGAGAGATCGCTGTGACAGAAGCATCGCAGATATTAGTGCAGTTGTCACTGGTCTGGAAGGTCTAGTCAGCAATAGTCGACGTTGGCAAGGGCTATGA
- a CDS encoding uncharacterized protein (EggNog:ENOG41): protein MAVDNGSRAIGLPDDELIRKYVHGCHILHYYNIVDAYGHISVRLSESVFMMSRYMAPALVSSAQDMVLYDVESGEALKKDAPKGFSERYIHSEVYKAYPNVQAVVHSHSLEVIPFSISSTPLRACFHIAGFLGTGVPVWDAATVYKENPQASNDMLVRSTEMGASLAKALGPADDEGLPKYPVALMRGHGFVATANSLEMVIAKSIYTIHNARVQRSAMAISGGMEGVHFFSEREAHDTALTAMAGAAKPWPLWVAEVECHPLYKNNV, encoded by the exons ATGGCAGTGGACAACGGTTCAAGAGCCATTGGCTTACCTGACGATGAACTCATACGGAAATATGTCCACGGATGCCACATCTTGCACTACTACAACATCGTGGATGCCTACGGCCACATTTCAGTTCGTCTCAGCGAGTCCGTCTTCATGATGTCGCGGTACATGGCCCCGGCGCTTGTGTCATCTGCGCAAGACATGGTGTTGTACGACGTTGAGAGCGGCGAAGCTCTGAAGAAAGATGCGCCAAAAG GCTTCTCAGAACGCTATATCCATTCAGAAGTATACAAGGCATATCCAAACGTCCAAGCGGTCGTGCACTCGCATTCACTCGAAGTGATCCCCTTCTCCATATCGTCGACGCCTTTACGAGCTTGTTTCCACATCGCCGGGTTCCTAGGCACCGGAGTCCCCGTATGGGACGCGGCAACGGTATATAAAGAGAATCCTCAAGCGAGCAACGATATGTTGGTCCGCAGCACGGAGATGGGAGCATCACTGGCCAAAGCACTGGGCCCGGCCGACGATGAAGGACTGCCCAAATATCCAGTGGCGCTGATGCGTGGCCATGGCTTTGTTGCCACTGCAAACAGCTTGGAGATGGTCATCGCCAAGAGCATCTACACCATCCATAATGCACGTGTTCAGAGATCTGCAATGGCGATTTCGGGAGGCATGGAGGGGGTGCATTTCTTCAGCGAGCGAGAGGCCCACGACACGGCGTTGACGGCCATGGCGGGGGCAGCCAAGCCGTGGCCGCTGTGGGTGGCCGAGGTTGAGTGTCACCCGCTGTATAAGAACAATGTGTAG
- a CDS encoding uncharacterized protein (EggNog:ENOG41~SECRETED:SignalP(1-18)~TransMembrane:5 (n2-13c18/19o102-123i144-164o170-194i206-226o232-257i)) → MLGIVLGCFIVFFPETLFSRTQFSTLENRSYWQRFAFHGKVIDRKLRPSDFLHNFKMLRYVAVVVPCVYYMTANTYGSIVFVLTASSITERLYHFDTEQNGLLLGIPLTLGCLIGESCTGWISDWLINRYARRHDGYRKPEARLHLAPLCLFLPAGLIIHGVSVSNHAPWIALAVGMTVASIGVQAGTTLTYSYIADCYKPQAAEVSTIINLFRQTFAFTIGFYALPFGQSAGFGVAWGVFAIINFCAWCPLLLLIWKGQAIREAQGVPKMHQDL, encoded by the coding sequence ATGCTGGGCATCGTCCTGGGCTGCTTCATAGTCTTCTTCCCCGAGACGCTCTTCTCGCGTACTCAGTTCAGCACGCTCGAGAACCGCAGCTACTGGCAACGCTTCGCCTTCCACGGCAAGGTCATCGACCGCAAGCTTCGCCCATCCGATTTCCTGCACAACTTCAAGATGCTCCGGTACGTCGCCGTGGTGGTGCCGTGCGTGTATTACATGACGGCCAACACGTACGGCTCCATCGTCTTTGTGTTGACGGCTTCGAGCATCACGGAGAGGCTGTACCATTTCGACACTGAGCAAAACGGCCTGCTGCTTGGTATTCCATTGACTCTTGGCTGTTTGATTGGCGAGTCTTGCACGGGTTGGATCTCTGATTGGCTGATCAACCGATATGCCCGTCGTCACGATGGTTACCGCAAGCCCGAGGCGCGTCTACACCTGGCTCCTCTCTGTTTATTCCTGCCTGCGGGTCTCATTATCCACGGCGTGTCCGTCTCCAATCATGCCCCGTGGATTGCTCTCGCCGTCGGCATGACCGTGGCGTCCATCGGCGTCCAGGCCGGCACCACTCTCACTTATTCGTACATTGCCGATTGTTATAAGCCGCAAGCCGCAGAGGTATCGACGATTATCAACTTGTTCCGGCAAACGTTTGCCTTTACAATTGGATTCTACGCTTTGCCGTTTGGGCAGAGCGCCGGTTTTGGCGTTGCGTGGGGCGTatttgccatcatcaactttTGCGCATGGTGTCCGCTGCTTTTGTTAATCTGGAAGGGGCAGGCGATTCGCGAGGCTCAGGGCGTGCCCAAGATGCACCAGGATCTGTAG
- a CDS encoding uncharacterized protein (EggNog:ENOG41) — protein sequence MEPVVSAATTAIIRSLIRTIKAGTFEVELHRLELDILQIRLSRQVEAFSTINNTEAIQHNSQTSQEQQRQLAEILADVQHILSYAQQDAERLRANVAGGASVDGSLQAFLDKCRAQKARAIGRIQWAVYRRERCERNLAAITALIVELERLASS from the coding sequence ATGGAGCCTGTAGTTAGTGCAGCTACTACGGCCATAATCCGTTCTCTAATCCGCACCATAAAAGCCGGAACGTTTGAAGTCGAATTACATCGGCTAGAGCTCGACATTCTCCAAATCCGCCTCTCTCGCCAAGTCGAAGCTTTCAGCACAATCAACAATACAGAAGCTATACAACACAATTCGCAGACATCTCAAGAACAACAAAGACAGCTGGCGGAAATTCTCGCTGATGTTCAGCATATCCTTTCCTATGCTCAGCAAGACGCTGAAAGGCTTAGAGCCAATGTCGCTGGGGGAGCTAGTGTTGATGGCAGCCTCCAAGCTTTCCTTGATAAGTGCAGGGCCCAAAAGGCGAGGGCAATTGGCAGAATTCAATGGGCTGTTTACAGGAGAGAACGCTGTGAAAGGAATCTTGCAGCTATTACTGCGCTGATTGTTGAGTTGGAGAGGTTAGCCAGTAGCTAA
- a CDS encoding uncharacterized protein (EggNog:ENOG41), producing the protein MAASLAAASFPTPSMSASSGDTGRGSHVYTQPQPYQPQPSSRHAEPLSSSTHEPQQKHKQQQSQQQSQQQSQQQQRPAKRRRIGYACNLCRTKKNRCDGERPSCGPCKERRQECVYSPQRTKISVTQEYIENLRARNRMLEDHIAASQHGQNPQSPGHESTYSKESPLGTTRPASYQTSRDSLPSQQHENPPSPTLTVEERPERQRQHHQTGSQHRPDRPRSSHSALPGEYFGESSAFDFITKVTSPNNNDHTSGNSRATATTPTAGVGGGTATGKASASTGRIPKALAARRSIVEASGVGGESLAESSPSTVVFEELLGIGAGIGDGSGSSDLFELPQRSLADRLVTSYFKHRHPLNPYLHEGTFRQRYARLWLSKDVGGEEAAPNNLAWLGLVNMVFAFGSEHAQTRHPHHGSPSNSASAKPDRARFFKRAKMLAFSSILQAKIELVQALLLMSHYLHGSLELNHCWTVIGLAIRTAQELGLYLDSTDFTNDIVEQEIRKRVWWGCFVIDRLVSIKVGRPPTIHDIPAIRVGLPLAVDDEFLDEASNYTQPSNIPSKIVFFNHIVTQCRLLAKVLDTLYDNTPSSSGSGAGSSSSSSAGREARVRIKVDLPDLLAMSIQLDGELVAWQNLLPPHLRTDSDVPGWHFERQRSVLLMRLLHIRLLIHRQTLLYYILRRIPDPFQADLAHLCIRRCVMAAYDAIAEVHLLTQKNLLSSSWHNSHYVFTALSVLLVYQHLDPHSRSKVDIPQSSDIDNIIGHGLEHLQRVGGDIHPLASRYVRSFQQLQTRLQAIGTLSANAPLLAVRGKQQLSMREDGVANLRQAHITNSTTDSDQSSSAGHQAGSATSGSSGKDPVNMPDQSQENNEVSYYGDAYQEQYNDRNVEYGDDGFMWAGFDDEFAVIQSALLDSSGWGSGFLDPWAQ; encoded by the exons ATGGCCGCAtcacttgctgctgcctcgtTTCCCACGCCATCCATGTCCGCCAGCTCTGGGGACACTGGACGGGGGTCTCACGTATACACGCAGCCACAGCCATATCAGCCACAGCCGTCCTCGCGCCACGCAGAgcccctttcttcttctactcaCGAGCCTCAACAGAAGCACAAGCAACAACAGTCACAGCAACAGTCTCAGCAACAGTctcaacaacagcaacggcCCGCCAAACGTCGTCGAATTGGCTATGCTTGTAATCTCTGCCGGACCAAGAAGAACCGGTGCGATGGCGAGAGACCGTCTTGCGGGCCGTGCAAGGAGCGGCGTCAGGAGTGCGTCTACAGCCCCCAACGCACAAAGATTTCGGTGACACAAGA ATATATTGAGAATCTGAGAGCACGGAATCGTATGCTTGAAGATCACATAGCTGCCAGTCAGCATGGTCAAAACCCCCAGTCACC TGGTCATGAAAGCACATACTCCAAGGAATCGCCTCTTGGGACAACCAGACCAGCTTCATATCAGACTTCCAGAGATAGTTTACCATCTCAACAACACGAAAATCCTCCTTCACCTACATTAACAGTGGAAGAACGACCAGAACGGCAGCGTCAGCACCACCAAACCGGCAGCCAACACCGTCCTGATCGGCCGAGGAGCAGCCACTCTGCTTTGCCGGGAGAGTACTTTGGAGAGTCCTCGGCTTTTGATTTTATTACCAAAGTGACATCACCAAATAATAATGACCATACATCGGGCAACTCTAGAGCGACTGCCACAACTCCTACAGCAGGCGTAGGCGGTGGCACTGCAACCGGAAAAGCTTCAGCATCGACAGGAAGAATACCAAAAGCTCTGGCTGCGAGAAGAAGCATCGTAGAGGCATCCGGGGTTGGTGGCGAGTCACTAGCCGAGTCGTCGCCTTCAACAGTCGTATTTGAGGAGCTCCTTGGTATTGGAGCAGGAATAGGGGACGGCAGCGGAAGCAGTGACTTATTCGAACTGCCCCAGCGCTCATTAGCCGACCGTTTGGTAACATCGTACTTTAAGCACCGACATCCACTGAATCCATATCTACACGAGGGGACATTTCGCCAGCGGTATGCACGACTATGGCTTAGCAAGGATGTGGGCGGCGAAGAGGCAGCACCCAACAACTTAGCCTGGCTGGGCCTGGTGAATATGGTGTTTGCATTTGGCAGTGAGCATGCACAGACTCGTCATCCACATCACGGAAGCCCAAGCAATTCAGCATCAGCGAAACCAGACCGCGCCCGCTTCTTCAAACGGGCAAAGATGTTGGCATTCTCGAGCATCCTACAAGCCAAGATTGAGCTCGTACAGGCGTTATTGCTGATGAGCCATTACCTGCATGGTTCTTTGGAGCTCAACCACTGCTGGACCGTCATTGGGTTAGCTATTCGCACAGCTCAAGAGCTGGGCCTTTACCTCGATTCCACTGACTTCACAAACGATATCGTCGAGCAGGAGATCCGTAAGCGCGTGTGGTGGGGTTGCTTCGTCATCGACCGTCTCGTTAGCATCAAAGTTGGCCGTCCGCCTACCATCCACGACATACCTGCCATCCGTGTCGGTCTTCCACTTGCAGTCGACGATGAGTTTCTCGATGAGGCGTCTAATTACACTCAACCTAGCAATATTCCATCCAAAATTGTCTTCTTTAACCATATTGTGACTCAGTGTCGCCTATTGGCCAAGGTGCTGGATACTCTATACGACAACACGCCAAGTAGCAGCGGTAGTGGTgctggtagcagcagctcgtcgtcAGCAGGCCGCGAGGCCAGAGTTCGCATCAAGGTCGACTTACCAGATCTTCTGGCCATGTCGATTCAACTAGATGGTGAGCTGGTTGCATGGCAAAATTTGCTGCCTCCGCACCTCCGCACTGATTCGGACGTGCCGGGCTGGCATTTTGAGCGGCAACGAAGCGTCTTGCTTATGCG ATTGCTCCACATCAGGCTCCTTATACATCGACAAACGCTGCTCTACTATATTCTACGCCGCATCCCTGATCCTTTCCAGGCTGATCTGGCCCATTTGTGCATTAGAAGATGTGTCATGGCAGCATATGATGCTATTGCTGAAGTGCATCTCCTCACCCAAAAGAACTTACTTTCTTCGTCTTGGCATAACTCACACT ATGTTTTCACTGCTCTGAGCGTTTTGTTAGTCTACCAACACCTCGACCCTCATTCTCGCTCAAAAGTCGACATACCACAATCGTCAGATATTGACAACATTATCGGCCACGGGCTGGAACACCTTCAACGAGTTGGTGGCGATATCCATCCCCTGGCCTCTCGCTATGTCCGCTCCTTTCAGCAGCTGCAGACGCGGTTACAAGCGATTGGCACATTATCCGCCAATGCGCCGCTTTTGGCAGTGCGTgggaagcagcagctgtcgATGAGGGAGGACGGCGTAGCGAACTTGCGCCAAGCCCACATAACAAACTCTACTACTGACTCGGACCAGAGTAGCAGTGCAGGACACCAAGCGGGCTCAGCAACTAGCGGAAGCTCAGGCAAAGACCCGGTGAATATGCCGGACCAGAGCCAGGAAAACAATGAAGTAAGCTACTACGGAGATGCTTACCAGGAACAATACAATGACCGTAATGTCGAATATGGAGATGATGGTTTCATGTGGGCTGGATTTGATGACGAGTTTGCGGTCATACAGAGCGCTTTGTTGGATAGCAGCGGGTGGGGGTCTGGATTCTTGGATCCTTGGGCACAGTGA
- a CDS encoding uncharacterized protein (EggNog:ENOG41) → MAKPGPSPVLWINGFPGTGKLTIARELARIYIPSILIDNHQLIDPVAARYSRDHPQYQIERKRRREWAFENFVWEPTRLSAVIFTDFQSDNELGTDTAQEYRDAAQKAGRPFIPVYLSCEIEANIMRATSAERAQGTTTKLTCPDTIKDLRTKCKLFQFGDPYEEFHIDTTNLAPREAALMIRAHIEKCMSTEKAN, encoded by the exons ATGGCCAAGCCTGGTCCCAGCCCTGTTCTATGGATCAACGGATTCCCTGGAACTGGGAAACTAACGATAGCCAGAGAATTGGCTCGTATCTACATACCGAGCATTCTAATCGACAACCATCAACTGATAGACCCAGTCGCAGCAAGGTACTCTCGAGACCATCCTCAATACCAAATAGAGCGAAAACGCCGGCGAGAATGGGCGTTTGAGAACTTTGTCTGGGAACCTACTCGATTATCAGCAGTTATATTCACAG ATTTCCAGTCAGACAATGAGCTTGGCACAGATACAGCACAAGAATACCGTGACGCTGCGCAGAAAGCCGGTCGGCCTTTTATTCCTGTATATTTATCGTGCGAGATTGAGGCCAACATCATGAGAGCCACTAGTGCCGAACGCGCTCAGGGAACTACAACAAAATTGACATGCCCGGACACAATAAAAGACTTGAGGACGAAATGCAAGCTTTTTCAATTTGGGGATCCATATGAAGAGTTTCATATCGATACAACAAACTTGGCACCAAGAGAGGCGGCATTGATGATACGAGCCCATATCGAGAAGTGCATGTCAACAGAGAAGGCAAACTAA
- a CDS encoding uncharacterized protein (EggNog:ENOG41) has protein sequence MFSMFPFSLFVDTVFDDFQASGPTYDVSSNQVVRLESATGLNSHWVGHWITTTEHLHFILITFTDVVGGRGANGCLIYSLETGGSSSSYISDTPTTIGQERLKIQFGEQYELLAAYTTGTFTINGTTHKIDSRRSTTWYDRQWGDATPTQGWHWFPIQLDNGIRISAWVLPTDKGSPIRAFATALYPNGRQEVVSVNPDIKPSDPWVSSNTNRTWFGSFEVSFLDEYNSVIKAASPDVTTRHFGEAAFGAGFAWKGEEVSGWGVVEQWPAS, from the exons ATGTTCTCCATGTTCCCGTTTTCCCTCTTCGTAGATACAGTGTTTGACGATTTTCAGGCATCGGGACCTACATATGATGTTTCCTCAAACCAAGTAGTCCGCCTAGAGTCGGCTACAGGCCTCAACTCACATTGGGTCGGACACTGGATTACCACTACTGAGCATCTTCATTTCATTTTGATTACATTCACTGATGTCGTGGGCGGTCGTGGTGCCAATGGTTGTCTCATTTACTCGTTGGAAACGGGTGGTTCCAGCTCGTCATATATATCGGACACGCCAACTACAATTGGCCAGGAGCGCCTCAAAATCCAATTTGGCGAGCAGTACGAGCT TCTTGCAGCCTATACCACCGGAACATTCACTATCAACGGAACAACCCATAAAATTGATTCAAGACGTTCGACAACATGGTATGATCGCCAATGGGGTGATGCAACTCCAACGCAAGGCTGGCACTGGTTCCCAATCCAGCTCGACAACGGAATTCGCATCTCCGCATGGGTTCTTCCAACCGATAAAGGTTCACCCATCAGAGCATTTGCCACAGCTTTGTATCCAAATGGCCGGCAAGAAGTGGTTAGCGTGAACCCAGATATAAAGCCCAGCGATCCGTGGGTTTCTTCCAACACGAACCGCACCTGGTTTGGGTCTTTTGAAGTCTCATTTCTAGACGAGTACAATAGTGTGATCAAGGCTGCATCGCCAGACGTTACCACTCGCCACTTTGGAGAGGCTGCTTTTGGGGCTGGGTTTGCTTggaagggagaagaggtCAGTGGCTGGGGAGTTGTCGAGCAATGGCCAGCATCTTGA
- a CDS encoding uncharacterized protein (EggNog:ENOG41~TransMembrane:4 (i127-148o154-173i185-203o215-239i)) gives MDKDPEAKASGSIKPAVPNAAHVESASPFETSSKDSKEPVSDLKLDSHGLPLVPQPSDHKDDPLVCCVHVIVLLMNLNNDVLIQLLLCFCRIGRTGTSALSLPCSACSRLSCSVSISHSAPTRNSKLISTLVGAGMVPAAFGPIALAYGVSHQAASYLTTTYTLFGGVTPLVVTPFVNLYGRRPAYLIFTAIAIGANIGSAYAPSYGTQILTRCIVGIGASVALAIGGATVSLASFFLFERCQCR, from the coding sequence ATGGACAAAGACCCTGAAGCCAAGGCCAGTGGCTCGATAAAGCCCGCGGTGCCCAATGCAGCGCATGTGGAGAGCGCGTCTCCCTTTGAGACAAGCAGCAAGGATAGCAAGGAGCCCGTCTCGGATCTCAAGCTCGATTCCCATGGTTTGCCTCTGGTGCCGCAGCCCAGCGACCACAAGGATGATCCGTTGGTATGTTGTGTCCATGTTATTGTGTTACTCATGAACTTGAACAACGATGTGCTGatacagcttcttctctgcttttgTAGAATTGGCCGTACTGGTACAAGTGCTTTGTCCTTGCCTTGCTCTGCCTGCTCGCGTTTATCGTGCAGTGTAAGTATATCCCACTCAGCTCCAACTCGAAACTCGAAACTGATTTCAACTCTAGTCGGCGCCGGCATGGTTCCCGCTGCATTTGGCCCCATTGCTCTGGCCTATGGAGTTTCGCATCAAGCCGCCAGCTATCTCACGACGACGTACACGCTTTTCGGGGGCGTCACGCCATTGGTGGTTACCCCATTTGTCAACTTGTACGGTAGACGCCCGGCGTACCTCATCTTCACGGCCATTGCCATAGGTGCCAACATTGGTTCGGCATACGCGCCATCGTACGGGACCCAGATCCTCACTCGATGCATTGTCGGTATCGGTGCCAGTGTTGCTCTCGCTATTGGTGGTGCCACGGTAAGTCtcgcttctttctttctgttcGAAAGATGTCAGTGCAGATGA